One genomic segment of Candidatus Neomarinimicrobiota bacterium includes these proteins:
- the nfo gene encoding deoxyribonuclease IV: protein MGLLGAHVSVAGGVFKAPARGTDISADSIQIFTANQNQWFPKQPSEDDASRFRHHMHHDRPDVCVSHASFLLNLGSPEEEKLAMSRNAFMTEIDRCDACEIPYVIFHPGAHKKTGEEKCLTRIAESINVCLDKRPGSKVTILIENTAGQGSAVGYTFEHLISIMDQVKHRDRVGVCFDTQHAFAAGYDIRTEKGWNETFDHFDRTVGLERLKAFHINDSKKELGQRVDRHENLGKGFLTRKTFWCLVNDDRFEHLPMILETPADDPTVYAGELDWLRRLVGTRRPD from the coding sequence ATGGGACTTCTGGGGGCTCACGTGAGTGTTGCGGGAGGTGTTTTCAAGGCCCCCGCCCGGGGAACGGATATATCTGCCGACTCGATTCAGATCTTTACGGCCAATCAAAATCAATGGTTTCCGAAGCAGCCTTCCGAGGATGACGCCTCCCGCTTTCGCCACCACATGCACCACGATCGTCCCGATGTATGTGTCTCACATGCCTCGTTCCTTCTGAATCTGGGCTCGCCAGAGGAGGAGAAACTCGCTATGTCGCGAAACGCCTTTATGACTGAAATCGACCGGTGCGATGCGTGTGAGATTCCCTACGTCATTTTTCATCCGGGGGCCCACAAGAAAACGGGCGAGGAAAAATGCCTCACTCGAATCGCGGAGAGTATCAATGTGTGCCTGGACAAGCGTCCCGGATCAAAGGTCACCATTCTGATAGAGAACACGGCCGGTCAGGGGTCGGCAGTAGGCTATACCTTTGAACACCTGATTTCCATTATGGATCAGGTGAAACATCGTGACCGGGTAGGCGTCTGCTTCGATACGCAGCACGCCTTTGCCGCCGGCTATGATATTCGGACGGAGAAAGGGTGGAACGAGACCTTTGATCATTTCGATAGAACGGTCGGACTGGAACGGCTCAAAGCATTTCACATCAACGATTCGAAAAAAGAACTGGGCCAGAGGGTTGATCGGCATGAGAATCTTGGGAAAGGGTTTCTCACCCGGAAAACCTTCTGGTGTCTGGTCAACGATGACCGGTTTGAACACCTCCCCATGATTCTGGAGACTCCTGCCGACGATCCTACTGTTTACGCCGGGGAATTGGACTGGCTTCGACGACTCGTTGGAACCAGGAGACCGGATTGA